The DNA window ATCTCTCCATATACTTGACCAGTAAGTACCTTACTTCTCAAGTGTGATATTTCTCTACGAATATAGTTATACCCgggtaattttttaatggatAATTTATACTTTGAATGCGAGTACCATTCGTAGttgttttttcaagaaaaaaaaatattgttagaCCGACGTAGGTTGTGTGTCTTGGTCAAAAGATATATATCAACAGATCTTCCGTGAAAAGGTCGGCATGCTTTACAATTTTTGTACAGTACAATGTTTGTATGATAGGATTGATAGTTAACCTAACCATGACAACACTAACAGATCAACACATATACATACTGATAAATGCAGACGCACAAAAGAACAACATTAGATGAGAGAGATCTTTCAGATGCAGTGTTTAGTTTCAGCGTCAGTAGCAAGCTACAAAATACATCGTACGTCACAATGGCTCCAAGACGCCTTTGCAAGATTTGGGCGATCGTCTTTGATAATCACTCAATATCACATTCACTCACCTGAAGCAAATTCTAATAAGCTAGTAACATTTGTGTTttaatttgccaaaaaaaaaagtatagcTCGCCGGCTAGCACTTCAAAGCAACAAATACTAATGGTCGAGCACTCAACATCAGGATTGGTGCAGTGATGTCTTCATTTGTTAGTTGTGGTCAATCACTAGCTAATGGATGTCCAAACCATAATTAAGGTACATGCGTACGTAGCagcttgcaagttgcaaggGAAGAAGATTGAAGCATGTTAACAATTTCATCCGAATTTCTGAGCTCCCCCAAACTATTTGATTTGTGACGAATTTCACTCGAAATTCATCAGATTTCATGAGAAGTTCATCGAAATTTGTGAGAATTTGCGAAATTCATCATCTCCTGCTGGGCTCATAAAACGAGATCGCAAGCGCTGGACTTATAGAGGTTCGACTGCAGGCTTTGCAAACATCACTAAAGCATTACGCATTGGGCCGAAGATAGGCCTCTGAACAGTAGGCTTTGTCCTAAggcctttttttattttcaagacCAAGGCCTAAATTCCTCTGGCCTCTAGTTTACCCTTGATCTCTTCAACCGAAAAACACAACGTCACATGCCTGAATATTGAACCCTGACGATGACACAAAATGGAAAATGGGATTGATTTCTACTATTCTAGATCCAGTGTAAGCGATCCAATAATACATGTTAACTATATAGGCGGACGTTTTACAAATTCGTAGGAAAAAAAGGGttagaaaaacgaaaaaaaacaacGAGAAAGAATTTGGACGATCTAACTGAAAGAGAAATTACACTGGCTGTTTGGAGGATCGTCACTGTGCAGAAACAGCTAGCAACAAAAAAGAAGCAGCAGCGTCAAAAGTTACAGAGAATAAAAGAGAGGTGGAGATAGGACGGGGGTACTAGATGCTTCATGCCTCCGACGGAAACCACCAGGACGTCGTGTACCACAGTGAGGacggaaataaaagaaaaggtgaagAAGACGTAGCGGACCGATGATTATTTCTTCGCCTCTTCGGTCGCTGGACAAATATGCACGGGAAGAATTTTTCAATGGTTTTGACGTACCGTACGTACGTAGGAGCTAGCATGGCGCGCGTCCGTTCCTCGCCCGACGGACGTAACGCACGTCACGTTGTAGCTTAGCTTCGCGTTGTATCTTAGCTAGAGATCAGGGATCTGGCCGGTCAGCAGGCCGCAGGCCACAATTTGTAAACTTCGGAACTGAGTGAAATAATCTCCCAGTGTTATGGTACGACGCGGGCGAATTCCGCGCGGTCCTTCGGTATTGGTAGCTGCCGGCCAACCAAATTGAAAGTCGTCTTCTCTTTGTAGTACTGGAATACCATATTACCGGCCATTCAGTCATAGCTAGCCGGGACTAATCTATCGATCGATATAGCTAATGCCATCATATATACTcggtttattttctttcttcaaaATATTAGTTTTCCTTGAAttaaccatatttttatgtttataaactgtACCGTATGTCCGATCAGCCACAATGGTTAAATCACCGAATAGTCAAGCGATAAGGGCACATTTAGCTAGAGTAATTGACATGCACAAAGGCACCCGGGATGTCTCTTTTGTTAGACTGGTTGACGACATGTGTATATTTACGCGAAAAATtaacatgtgtttttttaatgtaaaacaaAGGGGAAACAAATAGAATTGCAAAAATTATTGTGACATGTTTTTTAGGAAACAATCTGCTTATTCATCCTAAAATGTAACTATATTTGGAGCTGTACTTGTGGATTATTCATCTATATTGAATGCTCCATTgaaatgtccaaaaatttgagtgatgtttatgagaaaaataatttgggaactaaacgggacCTTGTTAGTCCCGAAGATTCTGATAACCTCAAATAGAATTGCGCTACACAATTTAGGGGGGGGTCTTTTGACTCATCGCAAAcaaatccaaatataaaagCACACATCTTGGAATTTTAGAAGGAGGTAGCAACTCGCGCGGGCATTAAATTGCGgtatttaaattacaaaaattaaatgcGAGGAAATAAAAATCACTCGACACAGAAATTGCTCCAATAATTATTTCAACTTAGAAAGTTCACATAAGGAGCAAATACAAGTGAATATGAAAGATTTAGAACAACGAGGAGTGATATCATATTACAAACTACTCTCTCCCAAAAGATCCATAGTCATGTTCCTCCTCTCAAAACATAAGCGCTATGGGCATCCCTAATATCTCAAGGGGTAAGTAAAACTCTAGTTCTCACCTCTCTGTTTATAGCCCGGGCACCCTTACAAGATGTCCTAAGTGTTCCTAGGGTGAAACCCTAGCTCAAATGAACTCACAAACCTTCGATTGGATCTCCGTGACTTAGATTTGTGCCACAACAGCAAAACACATGGGAGGCCACAAGGATGGACTCCCTCCACAAAGAATCTGCCGCCATTAGTGCCCCCAAATAAGTGGACGCCACGTGTCCAGGAGGACCCTATGTGCTGGTCAGCTCCAACGCACGTGCGAGCAACTTTTGGGCTGCTTGCTCTGACCTACTTGGCTACTTTGTGCGCTGGCTTGTGGGTCGCCTCACCGTTTGAGGGTTGCACTACTTTGAGTGGGCCACACGCCTGTGCCCTCCAACCACTAGGCACATGCGCCATAGTGGGCCTCCTTCGTCTTGCTAGCCTTCCTCCCAAGGCACCGATCGCCTGGGTTGGCCTGCGTGCTACCCCAACCAGGTCGCCACCGCTTGGGCCGCCTTGGACTATGTCCCTAGCTAGGTTATCGCATGCCTGTCACTAGACCATGCCTATGGCCCTTCAGTCTCACCCATGCACTTACTTGGCATAGAGtgaaagggagaggagaagtCGACCCAGGCCTCCCTACCaacgttgtatttttttaggcCGCTACGTGCACACGCTAGCCATCACTCACCTCTTTTGGCTTGCTGTTGTGTGTGTTATGCTCCTCTAGATGGGTCGACCTGATGTGTTGTTCCATGTGCCTGGCTAGGCCACCACCGCTTCAGTCGTCGGCTGACATACCTACCTAACTTTGTTAGGCCgaacaaaaaaagagaagagtcGACCTAGGCctcctccctttttccctcttatctcattctccctttttctcttCATTCTTTCTCATTTACAAATTCAACATTTCCACACCTTGAAAACCGTTGCAAAATCTTCCTCCATACGATGTTCGCTCATTGTACATCATCTTGAACCTAACTTTGTCAACTAGAGTTGGCAACGAGGCATGTCGGGGTCTGGTTGGGCAAGAACAACCCCGACCCTAGCGGGGCCCTCGCGGGTGtacggcgaggccgaggacgTGGTGCAGTAGCGATGACCCTAGAGACAGTGGTCATCAGCGACAAGTGTGGGGATGATGCGACCAATGAGAAGACCGCACCGGTAGTGACAATATGCGAAGGCCACACGCGCCAGCGATTGGAATAGGGACATGTGGGACAATGGACATGGGAATAGGCGTGGAGGTAGCGCCGACGCTGGGGGAGAGGCGATGGGCCTGCGGTGAGCGAACATGTGAGGAGTGAGGAGATGTTGATTTGTGGGTGGTGACGATGGCTGAGCAGAGAGGAGTAGGTATTGATTGAAAAATTAGTGTTTGGATTTATATGTGCACTAGTATTGGGTCTATTGGGTTGATTGCTTAGTGGGCTATTTCGGGGCCCCGCGGGGGATTGCTTTGCCCATCCCCGGCCCCGTCTAAGTGGGGCCCGATGGATCCTTGGCCCGACGGGAAGTTGCCATCCCTATTGTCAACCGACATCCTGATCATTCCAGTCCTCAACTACTTCACGAGTTTAGTCCTAATTCGCCGATAACCAAGGTTGACCTTTAACACTGTGTATGAATGAAAAACTACAATGGTACGAGCACATATGGTTCAAAACTGACCCTGGGTTAGTCCAATACACGCATACTGGTACCGCCAATTTTCCATCCCAGAAACACTAAAACACAATTTGGttcttcaaaattatttttcatttaaaattatgttgTTTAACTTTTCACCTAAAAACCAACAAATGAGCGTCTGTATGATGTAAGATATGAGTGAACATACCAATGCACGAGTATAGCAAGCAGGCTAAGATATGGGAGGATTTTGTGAAATTTCATCTAAGATGCACTCATGCACGCTAGCAAACAAGAAAACTATCGACACCGTGGCCGCATTCGGATAAGGGTTAGTTATGTGATACGGAAAACATGGTAATATAtcaatatagattaattaattattacaatagttattaaaaattataagatgaattaatatgatttttttaaaacaaccttcctataaaaaaatctttaaaaacacaccgtttaacGGTTCGTGAAGCATGTGTTTGGAAAACAAAGGAATTTTGGTTAGCAGGAGGGAGATAAGAACATAACCTGTGTAGAGTTCCATACTTCCATacacatcaaaataaaaataaaaattgcttGACACTATCAAACATGCTGAGGCAGACAGGTTACAAGTAAGCctaaaaatacagaaaaacaaaataatacgCCTTTTCAGTATTATCTTTCCGGTTTCCACTCGTCTTCGATGTTTAGCCAAACAATGATGTGATATTATCGATTTAATGATCAAACTTCCGACGGGACGTGTCGGTCGGGCCAGGTGGCCAACCTCCCACCTACTAAGGCCGAACCACACGAGAGCTCGAGAGCCACTATCATACACCACACGAGACGTGCCAGTCTCGCACTTCGACGACTGGCCCGCCCATCACCCATCCAGAGACggaataggaaaatattttttaaaaagggaAATACCATATACCCGCTAATTACGTGGTgaataataaacaaatataaattgataaaaaaaaacgtaaCCGCCCGCGTCCACAGCCaacgcgcgcctcccctccccaccaCCTACCAAAATTGATGGACGCAAAATAAATCCGTCCCCTCCGCCCCCAATCCGATCAGACGCCTAGCTTAGGGTTTCAGGGATTCTTcccacctctccctcgcccccttcctcccgcacgccgtcgccattGACGCGGCGGGCGCACGAACTCTCCCCCAGATCTGACCAATCCACCCTGCGAAACCCTCGCCTGACGCACACCGAATCTCGCCTGGAACGGCGAAGAGTTCGAACACAATCTGAATCGCTGTCGTCACTAAGACCAGACACATGCTACACCTGATTTCTCCACCCTGATtgtttctagattttttttcttgtttcggACGCTTCATAAGAACAGATCTGCGAGCAAGTTCGCAGATCTATCTATCTGTGTGAGGACCAGACCCGACCCCTTGTTTTTTTGGACGATCCGAACGAACTTTGACCTAAGGATTCGTTTGAGATCTGTTTGCTGTTCTGTTGGTTTCGAGAGAATGATCAAGTCGATGGTATATTTCGGGAACACTTCCATCGGCGAGGTGGAGGTGTGGCCCAGCGGCGAGACGAgcctggccgcggcggcgtgggcgcgAGAGATCCGCGTTGACCGCCTTTCCCCGCCCAGCGAGCGGTGCCAGCCGCTCGCCGTGATGCATACCGTGGCCATCGGTGCTCGCTGCCTCGTCATGGAGTCCAGACCGCCCAAGGCAGCCGATGAGCCACCCCAGCCTCTCGTCGCCATGCATGCTGCTTGCCTCAAGGAAAACAAGGTATATAAATTATTcctgatataaaaaaaagagattcaCACAGTGAAAAGGAACAAATTCAACAAATAAAGGAATCTCTAATTTTACATGGACATTTGTAAGGAATCACGCTAATTTTACATGGTCAGTTTGAAGGAATCTTTCTAATCTTACTTGGACAAGTTTACCAGGACATAATCTTGAGATCTGCTGTATTAATAAGcatgttaattttatatgaacAATCACTTGGACGAGGAATTTTGAAGGATGTGGACGGATGACTGAATGTGCTGATATTTGTTCAGTGCTGATACTGACTTAAACTTACACAAGAAATCACTTTATATACATGATGACTTGAATTTGCTTTTAATCCATTGTCATCTCATTAATAGAATTTGAACTTGTTTATGGGATTGACTGAGAGGAGTAGAGATTAAAATTTCAGAAACCAGATTATTAATACTGAGTGTTTTGGTGTTTAGGAGCTGGTACTCTCAATTTATGAACGATGGTTTCTGATTGATATTTCTGGACTTAAAACAGTAAGCATAATGTTAGTTGTTAATTCCCACAGTTGGTTTTACTCTAACTGAACTGGAACTTAGATCCTAATTTCTGATACCAAGTTCAAGGAACATATAAAGTTTAATGGGTGCAGACAGGTAACAGGTCTAACATGCCAATTTACTATCACTGTCATGTGCTGTTTGAATTATGATTTTTCACAGGAATATACTTGAAGAGCAGCTGTGCTGATGGTTTTCttgatcttttatttattggcTTTTGTGGTTCcaaataatttgtatttaaTGAGCtacttttactattttcaaGATAAATTGATTTTACTCTGGCATGAACTTttccaattttaatttttcttttttagaacTTGGGAGTGTGGTTTATAAAGCAGATTTAGTTTACATACTTTAGAACCACAGTTCATACCTTTTAGTAGTTTCTTCTGCTCCTTCTTTCCCTGTTAAaacacataatatatattagacCACcgaacttcatttttttcttacaaaactttcttcttcatcttgttatcgaaaagaaatatttatactgCAGCTTTCAATTCATTCTTGCAGACTGCAGTTGTTCCACTAGGAGACGAAGAATTGCATTTAGTGGCTATGACATCCAGGAGAAACCTGACAAATCATGCATGTTTCTGGGGGTATAAAGTGCCATTTGGTCTGTACAATTCTTGCTTGACCATGTTAAATCTTCGGTGCCTTGGGATCGTGTTTGACCTTGACGAGACATTGATTGTCGCCAATACTACACGGTCTTTTGAGGACAGAATTGATGCACTTCAGAGAAAGCTGAGCAATGAGACTGATCCACAGCGCATAAATGGTATGATAGCAGAGATCAAGAGGTACCAAGATGACAAGTCTATCCTAAAGCAGTACATTGAAGGTGATCAGGTCTATGATGATGGAAAAGTGTATAAAGTGCAACCTGAAGTAGTTCCGCCATTGTCTGATAATCATCAACCAATGACACGTCCAGTAATAAGATTACAAGAGAAGAATATTATCTTGACAAGAATAAACCCTTTGGTATGTGATTAATTGGTTGAATTTGCATTGCAATTGTTTTTTACGAGCATAATATATCATCACCGGATAAATACATTATGACTCCATTTTATGCTAGATGTATTTTTGAATTTCTTGTATTTGTAAGGTCTAGAATGCGGAGGACTTGTTTATGTGATCTCTCTCATTAAACATgaaagtttctaaaatttcctGTATTGGTTTGATGTCACCTGATCTTGGTTGCATAAGTTTTGTTCAAAACCTCTGGGCTAAGgtgttcttttatcttttgtaGATAAGGGACACCAGTGTTCTTGTACGGTTAAGGCCAGCATGGGAGGATCTTCGGAGCTACTTGATTGCTAGAAGTCGCAAGCGTTTTGAGGTCTACGTGTGTACAATGGCTGAGAGAGACTATGCCTTAGAAATGTGGAGGTTGCTTGATCCAGACTCAAGATTGATCAACTCTGTTCAACTCAATGACAGAATGGTGTGTGTAAAATCCGGTATGTGCCTTGTTTATGAACAAATATGACAAGAACTTAGTACAGTGTGATTTTCAAATGCCCCACAACTAGACTGTTGGTCAAAATTGCAGCTTCAATGCTTCCATACCCCTTTATGCATACTGTATGTTGGTTGGTTCTTTGATTCATACTGACAACAAACTTGTTTTTTCTAGGTTTAAGAAAATCCTTATTGAATGTTTTCCATGATGGATCCTGCCATCCTGGAATGGCACTAGTAATTGATGATCGACTTAAAGTTTGGGATGAGAAGGATCAATGTAGAGTTCATGTGGTTCCTGCATTTACTCCTTATTATGCACCTCAAGCAGAGGTAACAGCCATGCTCCATACCACTGCAGACAATATCTTATTGCTTGGGTACTAAAGAATCTCCTTCCAACTTACAGGCAAACTGTTCTATCCCAGTTCTCTGTGTTGCCAGGAATGTCGCATGCAATGTTAGAGGGGGCTTCTTTAAGTAAGATTACTATTTTTGCTATTATTGTTTACATATTAGTTCATGGTACACTACAATCGAACTTAGTTTCAACTGATTCACATATAACTTCCATGGTTCTATTTGCAGGGACTTTGATGATGGTCTTTTACCAAGAATTAGCAATGTTTCTTATGAGGATGAGATCAATGAAATCCCAGCTGCTCCAGATGTTGGCAATTATTTGATTTCGGAGGTAAGTTTGGTAAAATACGATGCTTCCATGTTCACTCATCAGTAATTAATCAACTTTTTTCCAATCTTCATTAGGATGAGACTGTTGCCACAGTGAATGGGAACAGGGATTCATTGGCTTTTGATGGTATGGCTGATGCTGAGGTTGAGAGGAGAATGAAGGTTTGagatcttttcatttttatctgGATGTTTGATTATGGATTGACAATATCACAAACAGAAGACATCCAAACATAGTTTATAGAAAGCTGTTGTTTATTTAGTAAAACATGTGTTTCTTTACATGTACATCTGATTTCAAATTTTGCATCATTTCTCCCTCTCACATTGCATTTAAACTTTCAGGAAGCCTCTGGAAATGCTCAAGCTTTCAATTCAACAGGAGCTAACTTTGTGATGCCAGTACTCCCtggtcaaaattttgtttcatcttcAGTACCACCGGTAGCCCCACCCATTGGCATAGTACCTTTGAGTAATAATCAGGCTCCACCTCCATTCACCCAACCAGTTGCTCAACAGAGTCTCTCAGATCCATTGCAAGGCTCTCCAGCTAGGGAAGAGGGTGAAGTTCCTGAATCTGAGTTAGATCCTGACACGAGGAGAAGACTTCTCATATTGCAACATGGTCAAGACACCAGAGACCCTACACCTCCTCTTCCAGCAATACCTCCAGTTCAAGTCCCAGTTCCCCCAGTCCAACCTCATGGAAATTGGTTTCCTGCAGAGGATGGcataaatcaaaataatctaaacaGGGGTTCTGCTGGATTCCCTATAGAATCCGAAACTATgcactatgataaaaaacaacCACCGCACCCATTCTTTCATGGTGGGGAAAATCCTATATCCTCTGATAGATTTAGTTATCAGAACCAGAGGCTTCCCTCTCAGGTAGGTTATTCAAATGGAGCTTTTGGAATTTCTGCACTTGGTATCAAGGCGTTTCTATACCACTTTGTAACAAACATTTTCTTGACTCAGCTGCCACATACTGAGGATCATCGCATTCTTCAGAACCATGCACCGCCAAGATACAGATCCTTTCCTGGTATTCTTAATATTTCCATTTGAAATTCTGATGTTGATCTTTAAGGGTAGTCCTAAGAATGGAGACACATTTGTTAatataaaagagagagagagagagagagagagagagaagtttTTCTAGCTAAATTCACCAACAGACAAAAATGAGATGTTcccttcaaaaaatttacaatgaACCTAAGGTTTAGgctgtaattttgttttaaggTCTTGGTATTTTGGCTTGCTATACTATCTGTATGACCATATTAGTGGTGCTTTGCTGTTATTGTGTTACAGTAAGATAGCTTTGCTTGTTTTATGCTATGTATGCAGTTGAATATGTAAGTACAGGTGCACTCATGATGGTCTGTGCACATCTCACTTAAATGATTACTCAAATATTTTGCCTAGATTATTCTCATGTAAACGTTAACTTCCATGAGTGGAAATTGCAATAAAATTCAATAAGTACATTGAAAAACTTTTGACCTTTGCAAAGTTTAGCATAGTATAGAGACTGATTACTTTTTTATGCTTAACTATATCTAAATCCTGAAGGTGAGGAGCCAGCAACTCGGCATGTTTCTTCAAACCAGAGACAGATAGTACCAGGACAACAATTTGCCCGGCATGCAGGGAGCTCTGCTGGCATACTAGAGGAAATTGCGGTGAAGTGTGGGTCTAAGGTAGTTTTGAACTCTCACTATTGATGAAACTTCTTTTTATTAGtcattgacattttttttcttgcttttaGGTGGAGTACAGGTCAGCACAATGTGATACTGCAGATCTACTGTTCTCAATCGAGGTAGATTGGAACTTCTATTCAATGTGAATTATCACCTTATTTAgcttacattttttatatttagttcTGTAAAACTCCTCTACTGGATTAGTTGGAAGTTGTCAGATCAGCATTTTGGGAAGTTCTCTTGGTTGGATTGCCTATAGTggcaatataattatataacccAATATCTTTCAATTAAGACAGATATCAGAATGTTGACCAATGAATGAAGTCACAGATAGCTTGAAGCGAAATTTCTGGAAGAAACATACTA is part of the Oryza brachyantha chromosome 2, ObraRS2, whole genome shotgun sequence genome and encodes:
- the LOC102705133 gene encoding RNA polymerase II C-terminal domain phosphatase-like 1 yields the protein MIKSMVYFGNTSIGEVEVWPSGETSLAAAAWAREIRVDRLSPPSERCQPLAVMHTVAIGARCLVMESRPPKAADEPPQPLVAMHAACLKENKTAVVPLGDEELHLVAMTSRRNLTNHACFWGYKVPFGLYNSCLTMLNLRCLGIVFDLDETLIVANTTRSFEDRIDALQRKLSNETDPQRINGMIAEIKRYQDDKSILKQYIEGDQVYDDGKVYKVQPEVVPPLSDNHQPMTRPVIRLQEKNIILTRINPLIRDTSVLVRLRPAWEDLRSYLIARSRKRFEVYVCTMAERDYALEMWRLLDPDSRLINSVQLNDRMVCVKSGLRKSLLNVFHDGSCHPGMALVIDDRLKVWDEKDQCRVHVVPAFTPYYAPQAEANCSIPVLCVARNVACNVRGGFFKDFDDGLLPRISNVSYEDEINEIPAAPDVGNYLISEDETVATVNGNRDSLAFDGMADAEVERRMKEASGNAQAFNSTGANFVMPVLPGQNFVSSSVPPVAPPIGIVPLSNNQAPPPFTQPVAQQSLSDPLQGSPAREEGEVPESELDPDTRRRLLILQHGQDTRDPTPPLPAIPPVQVPVPPVQPHGNWFPAEDGINQNNLNRGSAGFPIESETMHYDKKQPPHPFFHGGENPISSDRFSYQNQRLPSQLPHTEDHRILQNHAPPRYRSFPGEEPATRHVSSNQRQIVPGQQFARHAGSSAGILEEIAVKCGSKVEYRSAQCDTADLLFSIEVWIVGEKVGEGIGRTRKEALCQAADISLRNLANKYLSSDPNKTTDMKENGFGSNTNIFGYPASTRDDVLPIASTSEETRFVKMGENNSRKAGGSIAALKELCTAEGYNLVFQARTSDSSAGKETYAEVEVCGQILGNGMGITWEEAKLQAADEALGMLRSMLGPLAQKRSSSPRSLAPTFDKRFKPDFPRAVQRVPYGRYSRIEGHVP